A part of Sulfurimonas sp. HSL-1716 genomic DNA contains:
- a CDS encoding pseudouridine synthase, protein MRLNKYIAHYSSYSRREADKAIQNGYVRVDGEIETNPATQVDEKHSKVTVSGKKIAPSEQYTVIVYNKEKGELVTKSDPKGRKTIYDTLPSKYKHYIPIGRLDFATEGLLLLTDASRVATALMTSSMERVYRVKVKGEISEEMELAMQNGLELEDASSGAHELSEIKSMNFAPFYAYKIVKSTPTYSILKIAIGEGQNREVRRFFAHFDREVVDLKRLSFGGIELNNLPNGKVRFLTRSEYGHLYEFMKVYDREEKNRKNELKSKEKEKKSYDKKMKKV, encoded by the coding sequence ATGCGGCTGAACAAATATATAGCACACTATTCGAGCTATTCGAGACGCGAAGCGGACAAAGCGATCCAAAACGGCTATGTCAGAGTCGACGGGGAAATAGAGACCAACCCTGCGACGCAGGTGGATGAAAAGCACTCCAAAGTAACCGTAAGCGGAAAGAAGATAGCACCGAGCGAGCAATATACGGTGATCGTGTACAACAAAGAAAAGGGTGAACTTGTAACAAAGAGCGATCCAAAAGGCAGAAAGACCATATACGACACGCTGCCAAGCAAATACAAGCACTATATTCCGATCGGAAGACTGGATTTTGCAACCGAGGGGCTGCTGCTTCTCACGGATGCTTCGCGCGTGGCGACGGCCCTTATGACATCGAGCATGGAGCGGGTATACCGCGTCAAGGTGAAAGGCGAGATAAGCGAAGAGATGGAGCTTGCCATGCAAAACGGACTCGAACTCGAAGATGCAAGTTCGGGAGCCCATGAGCTAAGCGAGATAAAATCGATGAACTTCGCTCCGTTTTACGCATACAAGATCGTAAAAAGCACACCGACTTATTCTATTTTAAAAATAGCCATAGGCGAAGGGCAAAACCGTGAAGTCAGACGCTTCTTTGCACATTTTGACAGAGAGGTGGTCGATCTGAAACGTCTCTCGTTCGGCGGTATCGAACTCAACAACCTTCCAAACGGCAAGGTGAGATTTTTGACCAGAAGCGAGTACGGACATCTGTATGAGTTCATGAAAGTTTACGACAGAGAAGAAAAAAACCGTAAAAATGAATTGAAAAGTAAAGAGAAAGAAAAAAAAAGTTACGATAAAAAAATGAAAAAAGTTTAA
- a CDS encoding ATP-binding protein has product MRDLIGTYENSIDSLKLKPRMLTTNTLILGEEGSGKTNLACRIRNYVIDNDVPTLYLDFSNSNEDEIELRYKDEHFNYIKYDEGETFLKEFKTLISKRKHIYMAVNPNFFSNKRDIKSKLTEALQDKDLLDNYYYFFHDIANLNGFYTKFEDFLLYMLSLFNLKKYGITFLTQPHEIFENAQLKLLFTFLFVGKCSNVDYFNTSVLKTLPKNKFLFQQRTANRTLLFNDIKTNMVMIDEYMLDE; this is encoded by the coding sequence ATGCGAGATCTGATAGGGACATACGAAAATAGTATAGATTCATTAAAATTGAAGCCGAGAATGCTTACGACCAACACTCTTATTTTGGGTGAAGAGGGTTCTGGAAAAACAAATCTGGCTTGCAGGATCAGAAACTATGTCATCGACAATGACGTACCTACCCTTTATCTTGATTTTTCAAACTCAAATGAAGACGAAATCGAACTGAGATATAAAGATGAACATTTCAACTACATCAAATATGATGAGGGTGAAACATTTTTAAAAGAGTTCAAAACCCTTATCTCAAAAAGAAAACATATCTATATGGCAGTTAACCCAAACTTTTTTTCGAACAAAAGAGATATAAAAAGTAAACTTACAGAAGCATTGCAGGATAAAGACCTTTTAGATAACTATTACTACTTTTTTCACGATATCGCGAATCTAAACGGATTCTATACAAAATTTGAAGACTTCCTGCTCTATATGCTCAGCCTGTTCAATCTGAAAAAATACGGTATCACGTTCTTGACTCAGCCGCATGAGATATTTGAAAACGCCCAGTTAAAACTTCTCTTTACCTTCTTGTTCGTAGGAAAATGCTCGAACGTCGACTACTTCAATACTTCAGTCTTGAAAACCCTGCCGAAAAATAAGTTTCTTTTCCAGCAGAGAACAGCAAACAGAACACTGCTTTTCAACGATATCAAAACCAATATGGTCATGATCGACGAATATATGCTAGACGAGTAG
- a CDS encoding KpsF/GutQ family sugar-phosphate isomerase has translation MNYKEIAQQTLEIEAKTLLDAAKKIGDVFDKAVETILACQGKLIVTGVGKSGLIGAKMAATFASTGTPSFFLHPTEALHGDLGMIGRDDVVIAISYSGESEELGAILPHVKRFNVPLIGMTRNNASTLGKFSDLIIPVIVEKEACPLDIAPTSSTTLTLALGDALAVCLMSARNFQKSDFASFHPGGSLGKRLFVRVSDLMKKEELPFAKLDTPIKEAIIKISEGRLGTVLLVDDEKKLVGLVSDGDIRRALMREDFSLDAPVSRYATLNPFVIDDQNMLASEALAMIEQRKIQLVVITDRDKKVKGVLHIHTLVEKGIS, from the coding sequence ATGAATTATAAAGAGATCGCACAACAGACTTTAGAGATAGAGGCCAAGACACTTTTAGACGCTGCAAAGAAGATCGGCGACGTTTTTGACAAAGCGGTAGAGACCATACTTGCGTGCCAAGGCAAACTGATAGTTACCGGTGTCGGCAAATCGGGACTTATCGGTGCAAAAATGGCTGCCACATTTGCTTCGACGGGTACTCCGAGTTTCTTTTTGCATCCCACAGAAGCGCTTCACGGCGATTTGGGGATGATTGGACGCGACGATGTCGTGATCGCCATCAGCTATAGCGGCGAAAGCGAAGAGCTCGGAGCGATCCTGCCGCATGTAAAACGTTTCAACGTTCCGTTGATCGGTATGACAAGAAACAATGCTTCCACTCTTGGAAAATTCAGCGATCTGATCATTCCCGTGATCGTTGAAAAAGAGGCATGTCCGCTAGATATCGCACCGACGAGTTCTACGACGCTGACTCTGGCGCTGGGAGATGCTCTTGCGGTATGCCTGATGAGCGCAAGGAACTTTCAAAAGAGCGATTTTGCTTCGTTTCATCCGGGCGGCTCTTTGGGGAAAAGGCTTTTCGTAAGAGTGAGTGATCTAATGAAAAAAGAGGAACTGCCTTTTGCCAAACTCGATACGCCGATAAAAGAGGCAATCATAAAGATCAGCGAAGGGCGTCTCGGTACGGTTTTGCTTGTCGATGATGAAAAAAAGCTGGTAGGATTGGTAAGTGACGGAGATATAAGACGTGCTTTGATGCGTGAAGATTTCTCTCTCGATGCACCTGTGAGCAGGTACGCTACATTGAACCCTTTTGTGATAGATGACCAAAATATGCTTGCCAGCGAAGCTTTGGCAATGATCGAGCAAAGAAAGATACAGCTCGTCGTAATAACGGACAGAGACAAAAAAGTAAAGGGCGTGCTTCATATACATACTTTGGTAGAGAAAGGTATATCGTGA
- a CDS encoding site-specific integrase produces the protein MKYNKSGVFVRNNIIYVQGHVDGVFYRKSTKKEATKTNLLWAKKNVESVLLSLIGKNDEPKSYTVEEFGYLSLDINSSNRRENTQKGYLRNFRVHILPVFGKWDVTQIRPTDLKKWQNDLSKKISGKTVKNVRTVFRSILQDAFMDEILATNPFDRVKPPKVLPTEVNPCSLEEVQLITKNSNGHFRNYLLTAFFTGMRVGELIALHWEDIDFINDTISVKRSMVRGILDLPKTANSYRTIDMLLVVKETLLEQAKLTRGRSEFVFLNQYGENYKDSSNLTRRLWKPLLQRLDIEYRILYQTRHTFASLMLQQGEEIGWVSQMMGHRDIHTTLTKYARYIPRKQTKRAKFLNNIDFEMEQSAQNLHSVKSYVVNECN, from the coding sequence ATGAAATACAATAAAAGCGGTGTATTTGTTCGTAATAACATCATCTATGTGCAAGGTCATGTGGACGGTGTCTTTTACCGAAAAAGTACGAAGAAAGAAGCCACAAAAACAAATCTACTCTGGGCAAAAAAAAATGTCGAGAGCGTTCTTTTAAGTCTTATAGGAAAAAACGACGAACCCAAGAGTTACACTGTTGAGGAGTTCGGGTATCTCTCTTTGGATATTAACTCATCCAATAGACGAGAAAACACCCAAAAAGGTTATCTTCGCAATTTCAGAGTGCATATACTGCCAGTGTTTGGCAAGTGGGATGTGACACAGATTCGACCGACTGACTTGAAAAAATGGCAGAACGACCTGAGCAAAAAGATTTCAGGCAAGACCGTCAAAAACGTAAGAACAGTCTTTCGAAGCATATTGCAAGATGCTTTTATGGATGAGATACTCGCTACTAATCCATTTGACAGGGTAAAACCTCCAAAGGTTCTACCAACCGAAGTGAACCCTTGCAGTTTGGAAGAGGTGCAACTCATCACTAAAAACAGCAACGGTCACTTTAGGAACTATCTGCTTACTGCATTTTTTACGGGTATGCGTGTCGGAGAGTTGATTGCCTTGCATTGGGAAGACATCGACTTTATAAACGATACTATCAGCGTGAAGCGTTCAATGGTAAGAGGTATTTTGGATCTGCCAAAAACGGCGAACAGCTACCGTACTATTGATATGCTCCTAGTCGTGAAAGAGACATTGCTCGAACAAGCAAAATTAACAAGAGGTCGCAGTGAGTTTGTATTTTTGAACCAGTATGGAGAAAACTATAAAGATTCTAGCAACTTGACTAGGAGATTATGGAAACCTCTATTACAAAGGCTCGATATCGAATATAGGATACTTTATCAGACACGTCATACGTTCGCATCTTTGATGTTGCAACAAGGTGAGGAAATAGGGTGGGTTTCACAGATGATGGGTCATAGGGATATTCATACGACTTTGACGAAATATGCTCGGTATATACCAAGAAAACAGACTAAACGAGCTAAGTTCTTAAACAATATAGATTTTGAAATGGAACAATCTGCACAAAATCTGCACAGTGTAAAAAGTTATGTTGTGAATGAATGTAATTAA
- a CDS encoding secondary thiamine-phosphate synthase enzyme YjbQ: MRKMKFPTSHKTQLMDISKEVSEEVIKSGVKDGICVVFTPHTTASVFMFENQDPALRRDLLNGLSRVAPSDVEYQHTGTNAAAHLKSSRMGNSVSIPVVNAKLTLGKWQGVFFGEFDGPRQEREVYIKVIAG, translated from the coding sequence ATGAGAAAAATGAAGTTTCCGACAAGCCATAAAACACAGTTGATGGATATAAGCAAAGAGGTGAGCGAAGAGGTGATAAAATCGGGTGTCAAAGACGGTATATGCGTAGTTTTCACGCCGCATACTACGGCAAGCGTATTTATGTTTGAAAACCAGGATCCGGCTCTTCGCCGTGATCTGTTAAACGGGCTTTCCCGCGTGGCACCGAGCGATGTCGAGTATCAGCATACGGGAACGAATGCTGCGGCACATCTTAAAAGCTCCCGTATGGGGAACTCTGTTTCAATTCCTGTTGTCAATGCAAAGCTGACACTTGGCAAATGGCAGGGTGTCTTTTTCGGTGAGTTCGACGGGCCCCGCCAAGAGCGTGAGGTCTATATAAAAGTCATAGCGGGCTAA
- a CDS encoding thiazole synthase gives MMHKLKIGSYELDSRLIVGSGKYKDFQTTKEATLASGSELITVAVRRLNITDPAKENLRDTFRGTNVKFLPNSAGCTTAEEAITTFRLTREATGIDLIKLEVIGDTQKTLYPDVLETIKACEILAREGFTIMAYTSDDPIMAKRLEDAGAAAVMPLAAPIGSGLGIQNPYNIVFIRDAIKVPVIVDAGIGCASDAAYAMELGADGVLTNTAIAQAHDPMIMAEAMKHAVIAGRMSYLAGRIAKRPYATASSPVDGLIQF, from the coding sequence ATTATGCACAAACTGAAAATCGGAAGCTATGAACTTGACAGCAGGTTGATAGTCGGAAGCGGAAAATATAAAGATTTCCAAACGACAAAAGAAGCTACTCTTGCATCGGGAAGCGAACTTATCACTGTGGCGGTAAGAAGGCTCAACATCACCGATCCGGCAAAAGAGAACCTCCGCGATACGTTTAGAGGAACGAATGTAAAGTTCCTGCCAAACTCCGCGGGATGTACGACCGCTGAAGAAGCGATAACTACATTTCGTCTGACACGCGAAGCAACGGGGATAGACCTTATCAAACTCGAAGTCATAGGCGACACACAAAAGACTCTCTATCCCGACGTACTAGAGACCATAAAAGCGTGTGAAATACTCGCTCGCGAGGGTTTTACCATCATGGCCTACACTTCGGATGATCCGATCATGGCAAAACGTCTTGAAGATGCGGGTGCCGCAGCCGTCATGCCTCTTGCAGCACCTATCGGAAGCGGTCTTGGGATCCAAAATCCTTACAACATCGTTTTTATACGCGATGCGATAAAAGTCCCTGTCATCGTAGATGCGGGTATCGGCTGTGCAAGCGATGCGGCTTATGCGATGGAACTCGGAGCCGATGGAGTACTTACAAATACCGCCATCGCTCAAGCACATGACCCTATGATAATGGCAGAGGCCATGAAACATGCGGTGATCGCGGGACGTATGAGCTACCTTGCCGGACGTATCGCCAAACGTCCATACGCTACAGCTTCATCTCCCGTCGATGGACTGATCCAGTTCTAA
- a CDS encoding NAD(P)H-hydrate dehydratase has product MQNIFDEVSSLDTRCYKEFSLSEDILMEHAADGMADFIRQNFPQCKSILISCGSGNNGADGMALARLLHKDLDVKVYLCKEPSSIMAKLQYERIKKLHIDTVETIEECDIVVDAVFGTGLTRALDEKSSLHLKELNALNALKIACDVPTGLHINGVCDENTFSADYTLTMGALKRSLFSDAAKDFVGEIKVLDLGLSRNVYETPSKTKLLDLDDMRLPHRKSKSSHKGSYGHLAIISGEKLGASVLCASAALRFGAALVTLLCNENPQIPTELMLSHQLPKNSTAVALGMGLGIEFSQNELERFLDNSLPLLLDADIFYHPLITSLLKRENIVLTPHPKEFTQLLRVSGIADITVDELQNERFRYTALFAQKYKNAVLVLKGANVIIAKDDEMFVNPHGTNVLAKGGSGDILGGLIASLLAQGYTPLDASVTGSLAHTKLALNYEGADFSLSPNDLIDGIKHL; this is encoded by the coding sequence ATGCAAAACATTTTTGACGAAGTCTCCTCTCTTGACACTCGATGCTACAAAGAGTTTTCTCTTAGCGAAGATATCCTGATGGAGCATGCGGCTGATGGGATGGCCGACTTTATAAGACAAAACTTCCCGCAATGTAAAAGCATCCTTATAAGCTGCGGTTCCGGGAACAACGGGGCCGACGGAATGGCTCTTGCAAGACTTCTGCACAAAGATCTCGACGTAAAAGTCTACCTCTGCAAAGAACCATCCTCAATAATGGCAAAACTTCAATATGAGCGCATCAAAAAACTGCATATCGACACTGTAGAAACAATAGAAGAGTGCGATATTGTAGTCGATGCCGTATTTGGGACTGGTCTTACCCGCGCGCTCGACGAAAAAAGTTCTCTGCATCTCAAAGAGCTCAATGCTCTAAATGCCCTAAAGATCGCCTGCGATGTCCCTACGGGACTGCACATAAACGGCGTATGCGACGAAAATACATTTTCTGCAGACTACACCTTGACCATGGGTGCCCTTAAAAGATCACTTTTCAGCGACGCGGCAAAAGATTTTGTCGGGGAGATAAAAGTGCTGGACCTCGGGTTAAGCAGAAACGTCTATGAAACTCCGTCAAAGACAAAGCTTTTGGATCTGGATGACATGAGACTTCCGCACAGAAAGTCCAAAAGCTCTCATAAGGGAAGCTACGGGCATCTTGCCATCATAAGCGGAGAGAAGCTCGGTGCAAGCGTTCTTTGTGCCTCTGCGGCTCTTCGTTTTGGAGCCGCACTAGTCACGCTGCTTTGCAATGAAAACCCTCAGATACCGACCGAGCTGATGCTCTCCCATCAGCTTCCAAAAAACAGCACTGCCGTAGCCCTTGGCATGGGTCTTGGAATCGAATTCAGCCAAAATGAACTGGAAAGATTTTTAGACAACAGCCTGCCGCTTTTGCTTGATGCGGACATCTTTTACCATCCGCTTATCACCTCGCTTTTAAAGCGTGAAAACATCGTTCTCACCCCTCATCCAAAAGAGTTTACCCAACTTCTGCGTGTAAGCGGTATTGCAGACATCACAGTAGACGAACTTCAAAACGAACGTTTCAGATATACAGCCCTTTTTGCGCAAAAGTACAAAAATGCCGTTTTAGTCTTAAAAGGAGCCAACGTCATCATCGCAAAAGATGATGAAATGTTTGTCAATCCTCACGGTACGAACGTACTTGCAAAAGGCGGCAGCGGAGATATACTAGGAGGACTTATAGCTTCACTTTTAGCCCAAGGCTATACGCCTCTTGACGCATCCGTTACAGGTTCGCTTGCCCATACGAAACTTGCTTTAAACTATGAGGGAGCAGATTTTTCACTCTCTCCAAACGACTTAATAGACGGAATAAAACATCTTTGA
- the purN gene encoding phosphoribosylglycinamide formyltransferase, translated as MKKIVVLFSGEGKNLHNIIDKLHKNVCEVSCAITNKADALGLKGLQIKSEILEHTKFSSREEYDHELVKLIKSYKPDLVVLAGFMRILTPVFTQNIRSINLHPSLLPKHKGANAIEESFYSSDKEAGVSVHWVSEELDGGEIISQSRFLKSEDETMESFKTKIKELEYELLPRTISEILYKI; from the coding sequence TTGAAAAAAATCGTAGTACTTTTTAGCGGAGAGGGTAAAAATCTCCACAACATAATAGATAAACTTCACAAAAACGTATGCGAAGTGAGTTGCGCCATAACAAACAAAGCGGATGCTTTAGGACTCAAAGGTCTGCAAATAAAAAGTGAGATACTCGAACATACGAAGTTCTCTTCTCGCGAAGAGTATGATCATGAACTTGTAAAACTCATAAAGAGCTATAAGCCAGACCTTGTAGTCTTAGCAGGGTTTATGAGGATACTCACTCCCGTATTTACGCAAAACATAAGATCGATCAACCTGCACCCTTCTCTTCTTCCAAAACATAAAGGCGCAAACGCCATAGAGGAATCCTTTTACAGCAGCGACAAGGAAGCCGGAGTAAGCGTCCATTGGGTAAGCGAAGAATTGGACGGTGGAGAGATCATCTCACAATCGAGATTTTTAAAAAGCGAAGATGAGACGATGGAAAGTTTTAAAACTAAGATAAAAGAGCTTGAATATGAACTGCTGCCTCGCACCATCTCGGAAATTTTATATAAAATATAA
- a CDS encoding sodium-dependent transporter yields the protein MKIARFSRIGFIMAAAGSAVGLGNIWKFPYITGEYGGGAFVLIYLVTVLLIGFSIMIAEMLIGYLGRADTVSSFENLAPTRKHLWKFGGFQSLAGLFVMIYYSVVIGWIFHYIVSALFGLPSSVDEAKTVFSTMLHSDFKTQLFYHTLSFLIVTFVIARGIKGGIEKLNMVLMPMLFIIVGVMFLYATTLDGFHKAVEFMFKPDFSKINSTAFVTAVGHAFFTLSLGMGSIMTYSASLEKNANLVKSSIIVVILDTAIALFAGLMLFTFLYEYGGQPSSGPGLVFISLPSVFYQMGMLGNIFAVMFFVSLAFAGLTSAVSLVEPMVQYFIDRFSWGRKKASVMTSLFFYIVGIVAILSHIDGYSSYLTWGSRNFFDWADFLTAAFMLPVGGLIMSVFVGYVLPKSQVEKVLRPQLGRTFEVWYFSLRYIAPVSLVIVMLNLVGVL from the coding sequence ATGAAAATAGCGCGTTTTAGTAGGATAGGGTTTATAATGGCGGCGGCAGGAAGCGCTGTAGGACTCGGTAATATATGGAAATTTCCCTATATCACGGGTGAATATGGCGGAGGGGCTTTTGTCCTGATATATCTTGTCACCGTGCTTCTTATCGGTTTTTCGATCATGATAGCCGAGATGCTCATTGGTTATCTCGGCCGTGCGGATACGGTAAGCAGTTTTGAGAATCTGGCACCGACGCGTAAACATCTTTGGAAATTTGGCGGATTCCAGTCTCTTGCAGGTCTTTTTGTGATGATATACTATTCGGTCGTCATCGGCTGGATATTTCACTACATCGTAAGCGCTCTTTTTGGGTTGCCCTCTTCTGTAGATGAAGCAAAAACGGTTTTTTCGACAATGCTTCACAGCGATTTTAAAACACAGCTTTTTTATCATACTCTCTCGTTTCTCATAGTCACGTTCGTTATTGCACGCGGTATCAAAGGCGGGATCGAAAAGCTGAACATGGTGTTGATGCCGATGCTTTTTATCATAGTCGGGGTGATGTTTTTGTATGCTACGACGCTCGACGGATTTCATAAGGCCGTGGAGTTCATGTTCAAACCGGATTTTTCAAAGATCAATTCGACTGCGTTTGTGACGGCAGTGGGTCATGCTTTTTTCACGCTTTCGCTTGGGATGGGATCGATCATGACCTATTCGGCGTCATTAGAAAAAAATGCAAATCTGGTGAAAAGCTCTATTATCGTCGTTATCTTGGATACGGCCATAGCGCTTTTTGCCGGGCTTATGCTTTTTACGTTCTTATATGAATACGGAGGGCAGCCATCTTCGGGACCGGGATTGGTCTTTATCTCTCTTCCGAGCGTATTTTACCAGATGGGAATGCTCGGCAATATCTTTGCGGTGATGTTTTTTGTCTCTTTGGCTTTTGCAGGGCTTACGTCTGCGGTCTCACTTGTCGAGCCGATGGTACAGTACTTTATAGACAGGTTTTCCTGGGGAAGAAAAAAAGCATCGGTCATGACAAGTTTGTTCTTTTATATAGTCGGGATAGTGGCGATACTTTCGCATATCGACGGTTACTCCTCCTATCTTACATGGGGAAGCAGAAACTTTTTTGATTGGGCGGACTTCTTGACGGCGGCGTTTATGCTTCCTGTCGGAGGGCTTATCATGTCGGTGTTTGTTGGATACGTTCTGCCAAAATCACAGGTAGAAAAGGTCCTGCGTCCGCAGCTCGGACGTACATTTGAGGTGTGGTATTTCAGTCTTAGGTATATCGCTCCCGTCTCGCTGGTCATTGTAATGTTAAATCTGGTAGGGGTACTGTGA